One window of Cohnella hashimotonis genomic DNA carries:
- a CDS encoding formylglycine-generating enzyme family protein yields MILLPGGEFVMGTDAADGFPADGEGPPRHVRVDGFYLSAHAVSNAQFQAFVAATGYVTEAERFGWSYVFHLFVSESVRQSVSNVPQSTPWWYVVNGARWDKPEGPDSGIGERMDHPVVHVTWQDAAAYCSWAGGRLPTEAEWEYAARGGLARKTYPWGDLLKEGGEHRCNIWQGKFPVKNSESDGYAGTAPVDAYAPNGYGLYNMAGNVWEWCADWFTPAYHAVTAASNPRFDQPTDKRSMRGGSYLCHRSYCNRYRVAARSSNTPDSSGGNCGFRIARSR; encoded by the coding sequence ATGATTTTGCTCCCAGGCGGCGAGTTCGTCATGGGTACGGACGCGGCCGACGGATTTCCCGCAGACGGCGAAGGCCCGCCGCGTCACGTTCGGGTGGACGGCTTTTACCTGTCGGCCCATGCGGTCTCCAATGCCCAATTCCAAGCGTTCGTGGCAGCTACCGGCTACGTCACCGAAGCGGAGCGTTTCGGCTGGTCCTACGTTTTTCATCTGTTCGTCTCCGAGAGCGTCAGGCAAAGCGTGAGCAACGTGCCGCAGTCGACGCCTTGGTGGTACGTCGTGAACGGCGCCCGCTGGGACAAGCCCGAAGGGCCCGACTCCGGCATCGGGGAACGAATGGACCATCCGGTCGTCCACGTCACCTGGCAAGACGCAGCCGCCTACTGCAGCTGGGCCGGCGGACGACTGCCGACCGAGGCCGAGTGGGAGTATGCCGCCAGAGGCGGTCTTGCGCGCAAGACTTATCCGTGGGGGGATCTGCTGAAGGAAGGCGGGGAGCACCGCTGCAACATCTGGCAGGGCAAGTTTCCGGTGAAAAACAGCGAGAGCGACGGCTATGCGGGCACCGCGCCCGTCGACGCGTACGCCCCCAACGGCTACGGCCTCTACAACATGGCGGGCAACGTGTGGGAATGGTGCGCGGATTGGTTTACGCCCGCCTACCATGCGGTTACCGCCGCGTCGAATCCAAGATTCGACCAGCCGACAGACAAGCGCTCCATGCGGGGCGGTTCTTATCTGTGCCACCGTTCCTACTGCAACCGGTACCGCGTCGCCGCGCGCAGCTCGAACACGCCGGACAGCTCCGGCGGCAACTGCGGATTCCGCATCGCGCGATCGCGCTGA
- a CDS encoding helix-turn-helix domain-containing protein → MDAIHKKVGKNLQAVRKSRGLSLDQVAELTGVSKAMIGQIERGDSNPTISVLWKIVNGLKISFTSLIEETKAEVTVVDIGEIEPFLEEDGAYRSFPMFPYDQRKGFEIYAVSMDPGCSHESEPHNEEVEEYIVVTDGSLDVEVGGETYAVGAGNAVRFPADQPHAYRNNTDQVTTYITLIHYPS, encoded by the coding sequence ATGGACGCGATTCATAAGAAAGTCGGCAAGAACCTGCAAGCCGTGCGCAAATCGCGCGGCCTCAGCCTGGATCAGGTGGCCGAGCTGACGGGCGTCAGCAAGGCGATGATCGGCCAGATCGAACGGGGCGACTCCAATCCGACGATCTCCGTGCTGTGGAAAATCGTCAACGGCTTAAAAATTTCGTTTACGTCGCTCATTGAAGAGACCAAAGCGGAAGTCACGGTCGTCGACATTGGCGAGATCGAGCCTTTCCTGGAGGAAGACGGCGCTTACCGCTCGTTCCCGATGTTCCCCTACGACCAGCGCAAAGGCTTCGAGATCTACGCGGTCAGCATGGATCCGGGCTGCAGCCACGAATCCGAGCCGCACAACGAAGAGGTCGAGGAGTATATCGTCGTGACGGACGGCTCGCTCGACGTCGAGGTCGGCGGCGAGACGTACGCGGTCGGCGCGGGCAACGCCGTGCGCTTCCCCGCGGACCAGCCGCACGCCTACCGGAACAACACCGACCAGGTCACTACCTATATTACGCTCATTCACTACCCTTCGTGA
- a CDS encoding chromate transporter translates to MTANRKLHLSLFLVFLKMSPFTFGGGYALIPAIEREVVEKKQWLHEEEIADLFAVSGTVPGAVAANSAAFIGYRIGGVSGAIAALLGICLPTFALMIVLSIFYVQFKDNPKIEAAFTAIRATVAALIAFAAIKVARSSIVDFASGALATAAALLLFTGIHPLWVVALGATAGILLVQFRALTGKGPKIKEKEPVFDYMI, encoded by the coding sequence ATGACCGCTAATAGAAAGCTCCATCTCTCGCTTTTCCTCGTGTTTTTGAAAATGAGTCCTTTTACGTTCGGCGGCGGATACGCGCTGATCCCGGCAATCGAACGCGAGGTCGTCGAAAAAAAGCAGTGGCTTCACGAAGAGGAAATCGCCGATTTGTTCGCGGTATCGGGAACGGTGCCCGGCGCGGTCGCGGCTAATTCGGCCGCCTTCATCGGCTATCGCATCGGCGGCGTATCCGGCGCGATCGCGGCGCTGCTCGGCATCTGTCTGCCTACCTTCGCCCTCATGATCGTCTTGTCGATCTTTTACGTTCAATTCAAGGACAATCCGAAAATCGAAGCGGCTTTTACCGCTATACGTGCCACGGTCGCCGCGCTCATCGCCTTCGCGGCGATCAAAGTCGCCCGATCTTCGATCGTGGACTTCGCATCCGGCGCGCTCGCCACGGCGGCCGCGCTCCTGCTTTTTACAGGCATCCATCCGCTATGGGTCGTCGCGCTGGGCGCAACCGCAGGCATCCTCTTGGTACAATTCCGGGCGTTGACGGGCAAGGGCCCGAAGATCAAGGAAAAAGAGCCGGTCTTCGATTACATGATATAA
- a CDS encoding chromate transporter → MLIQLFAMFFLVGLVSFGGGYAMIPLIQEEILNRHHWMAAGQLADIVAVAGMSPGPIATNIAVAVGYQEAGWLGAAMAALAVVLPSFALILAAGKLFFKYRDNPRVAAAFYGLRAVVVGLIAYAAVSFARHAGMLTATPDWQTWCQLAIFVGSLFALIYLHKHPFVVILLSGLVGIALYG, encoded by the coding sequence ATGCTGATCCAACTGTTCGCCATGTTCTTCCTCGTCGGGCTCGTCTCCTTCGGAGGCGGGTACGCGATGATCCCGCTCATTCAGGAAGAGATCCTGAACCGCCATCACTGGATGGCTGCCGGACAACTCGCGGACATCGTAGCGGTCGCGGGCATGTCTCCCGGTCCGATCGCCACCAACATCGCGGTGGCGGTCGGCTATCAAGAGGCCGGATGGCTTGGGGCGGCTATGGCGGCGCTGGCGGTCGTACTGCCTTCGTTTGCGTTGATTCTGGCGGCGGGCAAGCTTTTTTTCAAATATCGCGATAACCCCAGGGTGGCGGCGGCCTTCTACGGACTGCGCGCCGTCGTCGTCGGACTGATTGCGTATGCGGCCGTATCGTTCGCGCGGCATGCCGGCATGCTGACGGCAACGCCGGATTGGCAAACTTGGTGCCAGCTCGCTATTTTCGTAGGCTCCCTGTTCGCGCTCATCTATTTGCACAAGCATCCGTTCGTCGTCATCCTATTATCCGGCTTGGTCGGCATCGCGCTTTACGGCTAG
- a CDS encoding ROK family protein encodes MNRANRVPTSKELIYRHIAEQGFASKAELLDRFRIPSSTLTRTLEEMTADRLIQASGLGPSSGGRRPIVYETNPAFGYFFGLEISRSHASLGFFDVRMNPMSFTRWRMDEAMTPDKLIAHAEKTIKAILFDHKIEPSQVKGFGIGAVGPLDREQGVVLRPLHFAAPGWQDVPICRMAEEATGFNSHLENGANAALMGERWALRRSNPQHMLYVHAGIGLRSAMMSNGRIVHGSIDLEGAVGQMIIQADGTRLHEGGNFGALEAYASIQALEKQAQAQAKLGRGGWAEQLRLAPEQIRYEDLLQALRQGHPAALELFDGAAVYLGIGLANMINMFHPETVILGGSLIYSDERFYKTAIETARQNVYYYPMYQPIFTKGELREDAVATGAALMMWRSMEI; translated from the coding sequence ATGAATCGCGCCAATCGAGTGCCCACGTCCAAGGAATTGATCTATCGCCATATCGCCGAGCAGGGCTTCGCTTCCAAGGCCGAGCTGTTGGATCGCTTCCGGATACCGAGCAGCACCCTTACGCGCACGCTTGAAGAGATGACCGCGGACCGGCTGATCCAAGCTTCGGGCCTTGGCCCGTCCAGCGGCGGCAGAAGGCCGATCGTGTACGAGACGAATCCGGCATTCGGTTACTTTTTCGGCCTGGAGATTTCCCGGTCCCATGCCTCGCTCGGCTTCTTCGACGTCCGCATGAACCCGATGTCGTTCACCCGCTGGCGCATGGACGAAGCGATGACGCCGGACAAGCTGATCGCGCATGCGGAGAAAACGATCAAGGCCATTTTGTTCGACCACAAGATCGAGCCAAGCCAGGTGAAGGGTTTCGGCATCGGCGCAGTCGGTCCGCTGGACCGCGAGCAAGGCGTCGTGCTTCGGCCGCTTCACTTCGCGGCGCCGGGCTGGCAGGACGTCCCGATCTGCCGAATGGCCGAGGAGGCGACCGGCTTCAATTCGCATCTCGAGAACGGCGCGAACGCGGCGCTCATGGGCGAGCGCTGGGCGCTGCGGCGTTCCAATCCTCAGCATATGCTGTACGTGCATGCCGGGATCGGGCTGCGGTCCGCGATGATGTCGAACGGCAGGATCGTTCACGGCTCGATCGATTTGGAAGGTGCCGTCGGACAGATGATTATCCAGGCGGACGGTACCCGGCTGCACGAGGGGGGCAACTTTGGCGCCCTGGAGGCGTACGCCTCCATTCAGGCGCTGGAAAAGCAGGCGCAAGCGCAGGCGAAGCTGGGGCGCGGAGGCTGGGCGGAGCAGCTGCGGCTCGCGCCGGAGCAGATCCGCTACGAAGACCTGCTGCAGGCGCTGAGGCAGGGGCATCCGGCCGCGCTCGAACTGTTCGACGGCGCGGCCGTGTATCTCGGCATCGGCCTCGCCAACATGATTAACATGTTCCACCCGGAGACCGTCATCCTGGGCGGATCGCTCATCTACTCGGATGAACGCTTTTACAAAACCGCCATCGAGACTGCCCGCCAGAACGTTTACTACTATCCGATGTACCAGCCGATCTTCACCAAAGGCGAGCTGCGCGAGGACGCGGTCGCCACCGGCGCCGCGCTCATGATGTGGAGAAGCATGGAGATTTAA